The following nucleotide sequence is from uncultured Draconibacterium sp..
GTTTTTATAATACGGAATAAAGATAATTGATTTCCTTAGAAACCATTAATGATAATAATTAGAATCCGCCGTTCAGACTGTTTTTCCTGAATGAAAATTTGCCAAAGGGCGAATCGAATAGCTAAGGAGAATCACTTGATTTCAAAATCAAAAATTCATGCCAGAAGGTATTGAACTTTTGACAATAAATGATGTTGTTTTAGTAACTTTGATAAAAATCAACTGGCTTTGTGAAAATCCTTATTTCCGCAATATTAGTTTGTTCCATCTTTTCCTTTCAGTTTTCAGAACTGCTGGTTTTGGTATCTTTCAAAATTAATCAGGATTACATTGCCAAAAACCTGTGCGTTGAAAAGGATGTGGAAGGATCAACTTGTCAGGGATGTTGCCAGTTGAAAAAGAAAATGCATGAACAGGAAGAACAGAAAAGGGAACTGCCACCACAACAGACTGAAAAGCAGAATATCGATTTTTGTGTTCAAACCGCTGAGTTGATTTATGGGGTATACCCAAATAGTGAAAACCTGAGATTCAAATTTTTATCAAAATATTCATTTTTAAAGGCTTTGAAGGTCTTCCACCCTCCGAAATGTTACTGTTGAAATACGGCCCCAAACGATAAATTAAGTAGTAACAAATCATTTTGGAATGAGAAAGATCTTAACTAATTCCGGAATCAGAATGGTGTATTTGCTGTTATTCATGTTGCTGGTACATACTTCTTATTCGCAGGAAAAAACAATACAAATAATTGATTCTAAAACGAAAACCGGAATTCCCGATGTTCACTATCAGTACAACGAAACGAGGGGATTCTCGGATAAGGACGGTAATATCGTTTTGCAAATAACAGCGGGGGCAGAGTTGTTCTTGTCACATTTGCAATATGGGAAAGTCGCATTTAGTCCTGAAGAGTTAGAAACGTTAGTGAATGAAGGAGTTATTGCATTGGCTCAATCATCTACTTATTTACCCGCGACTGTGGTTTTGGTCCATCCAACGGCCGGAGATAAGAGAAAAATGGAATTTACGGTGCAGAACAAACTCGCGCACGATGCCGGAAATTTGCTGGAATCAGTACAGTCAATATCGACCATCCGAAAAAGCGGTGCCTATGGTTTCGATCCGGTGCTCCGTGGTTTTAAATACGACCAGATCAACCTGGTTCTGGATGGAAGTCAAACGGCTTCGGCTGCCTGTCCAAACCGAATGGACCCGGCTGCCAGTCAAATTCCCATAAATATGATTGCGGAAGCAGAAGTGTTAAAAGGTCCGCACAGCTTGCGTTACGGAAATGCCTTTGGCGGAACCATAAATTTTAAAAGTTCTTCGCCCGATTTTAAGGAAAAAGCAACACCTGTTGGGCGCGTGGGAACCAGCTACGAAAGCAACGGAAACATTTTCAGAACCGAAGGAGTAGCCGGAGTTTCAGGCTCAAAAGTCGATTTTCGCATGTTTGGTGCCTATTCAACCGGCGATGATTATACCGATGGCGATGGTGTGGATATTGCAGCACGATTCAACCGGTTGAACTGGGGGGGAAAACTGGGTGTAAAACTCAGTCAAACCCAAGATGTTGGCGTGCTGGTTTCAAACAATATTGCCAAAGATGTTGATTTCCCGGCTTTACCAATGGATTTGCGCAAAGACAATACCTGGCTGGTAAATGCCAGTCATTCGGCAGTTTTTTATGATAAAGCGCTTAGCTCGTGGAATACCAGTGTGTATGGAACCATGGTCGATCACCTGATGGATAATTACGATAAAATTATCGATCCGCGAATGGTGGATGCAATAACAGATGCCGAAACCAGAAATTATGGCGGACGAACAGAATTACGTTTCGACTTTAACGAAAGCTACCTGTATGCCGGTGCCGATTATCGTTTTGAGTCGGCCGACGGATATCGCGAGCGTACCATGTTAATGGGACCAATGGCCGGCAAAGTACTAACCGATAATGTGTGGCAGGATGCCGAAATAAATCGTTTCGGATTTTTTGGTGAATGGCACATTGCGCAGCCGGGATTCCAGTTTGTAGTATCGGGGCGCCTCGATATAAACTCGTCAAAAGCCAATAATCCGGATCCGCGTTTTGAGGAAATTTATTCCGACCTGAAATCTTCTCAGGTGCATCCATCGATTAGTGTTGGCGGAACACGTTTGTTTAATGAAAATATTTCGCTGGGCTTGTGGATGGGAATGGCCACTCGAAGCCCGGGAATTGCTGAACGCTACATCAATCAGTTTCCCATTGGCCTCGATCCTTACGAAATGTTGGGAAACCCTGATCTTGATCCGGAAATTAATAATCAACTCGATCTGGTTTTTCGCTATCAAACCGAAAAGACTGATATAAATGTAAACGTATTTACCTCGGTTTTGCGCGATTATATTTCGTCTGAAATTCGTGAGGATTTGTCGCCGGCCATGAATACTTCGCCGGGTGTCCGTCAGTTTGTAAATATTAAAAAGGCACTGATGACGGGGTTTGAAGCCAACTGGACACAGCAATATAATTCGTTCCTAAGCCACGATTTAGGACTGGTTTATACACATGGGCAAAATCAGGAGCTGGATGAACCACTGCCGGAAATTCCTCCTATGGAGTTTCATTACCACCTGATGGGGAATTTTGCAGCTGGTAAACTAAAACCTGAACTGATGTTCAGGCACGCCATGAAACAGGATCGGATTGCAACATCGTACGGCGAAACAGAAACGCCGGCATTTAATGTAGTTGATGCCAAAGTTTCGTGGTTGATGAATAACGTTTTTACGGCCACCGGTGGTGTTCAAAACTTGTTTGATGAAGCGTATTACGAACATTTGGCGCGATCGGTTAGGGGTGCAGGTGCCCGGCCAATATATTCGCCAGGGCGGAGTTTTTATGTAACGCTTACCATTAGTTTTTTATAGCATTTAAATGTGTTTTTGTAGAAAAGTGGTTGTCTGTTTTAGGCAATCACTTTTTTATTAAATCTGCTTGCAGGGACAAGAAGACACCTCCTGTACCAAAAACTTTAATTACTTTTCCTGTGTTTAACTTCAAAAAATATCTTACGCATGAACCGATTTTTACTAATAATTTTCATTTTGGCTTTCTCAACAAGAGCTTTTGCACAATTAAATAATCAGATTAAAAAGGAAGCTAAAAAACAAACCACTTATGCGCTGGAACTTTGCAAATATTTGCATGAAAATCCGGAGCTTTCTTTTCAGGAGTTTGAAACTTCGGCACGAATGGCAACGGAATTAAAAGCGTTGGGTTTTGAGGTGACTGAAAAGTTTGCCGGAAACAGTGTGGTAGGAATTTATGAAAATGGCGACGGCCCGACGGTTTTTTTGCGTACCGATATGGATGCCTTACCCATTGAAGAAAATACGGGTCTGCCTTTTGCCAGCAAAAAGATGGGGGATCTTGAAGGGAATATGGTTGCGGTAATGCACGCCTGCGGTCATGATATTCATATGTCGACATGGACTGGAACATTGCGGACTTTAGTTGCCTTAAAAGAGCAGTGGAAAGGTACCTTAATGGTAATTGCGCAACAGGCAGAAGAATACAGTGGCGGAGCCGGACAGGCGATTGACGCCGGACTGTTCTCGAAATTCCCAACACCAGATTATGCGCTGGCTTACCATATTAACCCGGAGTTGGAAACCGGGCAAGTTGGCTTACGTGGCGGACCGGTTTTTGCAGGAGTGAAAACCGTTGAAATTACCGTTTACGGAAAAGGAGGACACGGCGCTTATCCGCAAAAATGTATCGATCCAATCGTTATTTCATCGCGAATAGTAAACGATCTGCAAACCATAGTTAGCCGCGAATTAAGTCCAACAGAACCTGCTGTTGTAACAGTTGGATCAATTCATGGAGGAACGCGCCCAAACATCATTCCCGACGAGGTGAAAATGCAGTTGACGCTGCGTTATTTTTCGGACGAAACGATTGAAAAAGTCATTGCTGCAATAAAACGAATTAGCGAAAATGCAGCCAGGGCCGCAGGTGTTACGGAAGATAAACTGCCATTTGTAGATGTCTTTGCAGTTGAAACTCCTCCGGTTTTAAACGATGACGTTTTGAGTGCAAAAGTTAGCGGGTTTGCCGCAGACATTATTGGCAAGGAAAATATTATTGAAACACAACCTGAAATGGTAGGCGAGGATTTTGGTAAATATGGCCGCACTGAAGAAGACATTCCAATTTGTTTGATATGGTTGGGAAGTACAAGCCCTGAAGAGATGCAGCATTTAAAAGCAGCAGGAAAAGCGCCTTTCCCGTTGCATTCGCCACAACTGAATCCTGACTATGAAAACACCATCGAAACCGGGATTGCAGTTATGGCTGGAAACGTTATTGGGCTGATGAACAAATAAAAAGCTCTTCCGGGAAAGGAAGAGCTTTTATGAAAGAATTAAATATTTAAAATTACTCCTTGGGGAAATAACTAACATCGTAATCAATTAATCCTGTGCGTGTCTCTATTTTTACAATCAATTGCTTTACATCGTTCCAAAGTTCTTCACCATCTTTTCCAAAAATTTCCCAGTGTTTTTCAATGTCGCTAAAATGTTCAGCGGCATTACTCCCGGTTTCATCAATAAAATAAACCACATTCATTTCGTGTGCAAACGCAGGATACAGCGTGATAAAATCATCCTTAAAACCATTTGTTTCCCTCAGTTCTTTATACCGTTTTATCAGGTCTTCAAATTCTTTTTCTTTCCCAAATTTGATGTAGAATTTCTCAAAAAATCGAAATCTTTTTCCATTGGCAGGTATATCCCGTTCTTCGGCCCTGATCGATAATTCCGGCTGATATTCGAGAATAAATCCGCCAATTGAGTTAAATGCATCATCAAAGAGCTTTTGTAATTCTTTTGATTTAGCACTGTGTTCTTTCCATAACTTCTGAGAAGCAGCCTCGATTTTATCAATATCCGCATAGTTTGTAAAGGGAATAGAGTACCATAAATAACCTTCGTTGGTATACTGGGTAATGTTGGCATATGGATAGTTTTGCTCTTTCAGAAAAGCATTTTGACTGGCTATGGCATGTAATAGTTTTTCTTGCTGAAGAGGATTTACCTGCACCTCCCAAACCATGTATTTGGTTTTGGGTGGCGTGTCCTGTGCATTCACTGATGAGTTGGGTAATGCAAAAAATGTGAGGAATAAAATTCCAATAAAAATTCTTTTCATGCTGTGGAGCTTTAGTTATTACTTGGTTAAATGCCTTAATAAGTTACTGATTAATAATGTAAAGCACAAATAAGAATTCTTTCCGGGTAAGAACGTTTAATGTTTGCATAATAATGAAGGGGATGGGCACAAAAAAAGTTCCGCCTCAAGACGAGACGGAACTTTTTACTTCGAATAACTTTTTCTATTTTTTAATTGCCGGTGTAGGAAAAGGGGGAGGTGTTACTTCTTTTACTCCTTGTTCATCAATTCTTTTTAATACTTCTTTTACGGCACGTTCTAACTGAGGATCGTTACCTGCTTCAAGTGATTTCGTGTCTTGCTGTACCTCAATATCAGGCGCTACTCCTTTGTTTTCTGCAATCCACTCGTTGTTTATCGGATCGAAAACGGCGTTGTCGGGAGCGGTAAGAGCGCCACCATCAACCAGGCTGTAATGTACTGATGATTTTACAAGGCCTCCCCAGGTTGTTGATCCAATAAGCAGACCTGCATTTTGCTGACGGAAAACCCACGGGAAGAAATCGCCACCGGAACCGCCTTTTTCGTTTATCAACAATACTTTTGGTCCTAAAATTCCGGCAGGCAGTTTGAATGGTTTTCCGTTTGGCACTTCGTTGGTTAGTGCTGCGCGTAGACTGCGTGTCATCAGGTCCACCATGTAATCGTCTAATAATCCGCCACCATTAAAACGTTCGTCAATCACTGCTCCCAACTTATCTTGTTGGGCAAAAAAGTAACGGTTAAATGAGATAAACCCGGGACTACTGGTGTTTGGTACCCAAATGTAAGCCAGTTTTCCATCGGATAATTCATCTACTTTTCGTCGGTTATCTTCTACCCATGCGCGTTGACGTAAGGCATTTTCGCTACGAATCGGTTT
It contains:
- a CDS encoding amidohydrolase — translated: MNRFLLIIFILAFSTRAFAQLNNQIKKEAKKQTTYALELCKYLHENPELSFQEFETSARMATELKALGFEVTEKFAGNSVVGIYENGDGPTVFLRTDMDALPIEENTGLPFASKKMGDLEGNMVAVMHACGHDIHMSTWTGTLRTLVALKEQWKGTLMVIAQQAEEYSGGAGQAIDAGLFSKFPTPDYALAYHINPELETGQVGLRGGPVFAGVKTVEITVYGKGGHGAYPQKCIDPIVISSRIVNDLQTIVSRELSPTEPAVVTVGSIHGGTRPNIIPDEVKMQLTLRYFSDETIEKVIAAIKRISENAARAAGVTEDKLPFVDVFAVETPPVLNDDVLSAKVSGFAADIIGKENIIETQPEMVGEDFGKYGRTEEDIPICLIWLGSTSPEEMQHLKAAGKAPFPLHSPQLNPDYENTIETGIAVMAGNVIGLMNK
- a CDS encoding TonB-dependent receptor, producing the protein MRKILTNSGIRMVYLLLFMLLVHTSYSQEKTIQIIDSKTKTGIPDVHYQYNETRGFSDKDGNIVLQITAGAELFLSHLQYGKVAFSPEELETLVNEGVIALAQSSTYLPATVVLVHPTAGDKRKMEFTVQNKLAHDAGNLLESVQSISTIRKSGAYGFDPVLRGFKYDQINLVLDGSQTASAACPNRMDPAASQIPINMIAEAEVLKGPHSLRYGNAFGGTINFKSSSPDFKEKATPVGRVGTSYESNGNIFRTEGVAGVSGSKVDFRMFGAYSTGDDYTDGDGVDIAARFNRLNWGGKLGVKLSQTQDVGVLVSNNIAKDVDFPALPMDLRKDNTWLVNASHSAVFYDKALSSWNTSVYGTMVDHLMDNYDKIIDPRMVDAITDAETRNYGGRTELRFDFNESYLYAGADYRFESADGYRERTMLMGPMAGKVLTDNVWQDAEINRFGFFGEWHIAQPGFQFVVSGRLDINSSKANNPDPRFEEIYSDLKSSQVHPSISVGGTRLFNENISLGLWMGMATRSPGIAERYINQFPIGLDPYEMLGNPDLDPEINNQLDLVFRYQTEKTDINVNVFTSVLRDYISSEIREDLSPAMNTSPGVRQFVNIKKALMTGFEANWTQQYNSFLSHDLGLVYTHGQNQELDEPLPEIPPMEFHYHLMGNFAAGKLKPELMFRHAMKQDRIATSYGETETPAFNVVDAKVSWLMNNVFTATGGVQNLFDEAYYEHLARSVRGAGARPIYSPGRSFYVTLTISFL